The segment CCGAGGGCGCAAGCATCGCCGTGCTCATCGGTACGTTCCGGGAACTGGCGTCCCCGGTACCCTCACCCTGGGACATGCTGTATGCCGCACTCACCCTGGAAGACGGCGCGAGCTTTACCTGGCCGGCGGGACTCGCCGAACGGGCCGTTTACGTGGCGGAGGGCTCAGTGCGTATCGACAACGAAACCATACCAGCCGGCCACCTTGCGGTACTCAACGATACCGATGCCACACTGTCGGCAACAGCGGCCAGCCGCGTCATGCTGCTGGGCGGAGAACCACTGGACGGTCCGCGCCACATGTGGTGGAACTTCGTATCACGCCGCAAGGCGCGCATTGAAGCCGCACGCGAAGATTGGGAAGCGGGTCGCATCCCCCGGGTTCCCGGCGAGAACGACTTCATCCCGGCTCCGCCGCTCAAGCGTCTCCGATGAAATTTCAAGATCAACCCATATCGATTTCGTCAAATTTTTCATCGTCTCAATCAAATGCTTATGTATTGTTGCGCGAATGTCGGGACGGGTGCAGCAAACCGACGATTTTCAAGCATTGAAATTGACGAGTTGTTAGTCTTTCAATAAAGTGAGCGACCGAAACCAATGTTTTATATCGAAAAATATAAAGGATTACCATCAGATGCGACTCGCACAACTTGTGACCGCCGCCATTTTTGCGGTCTCCGCCACGGCAAGCCAGGCCGCGGTGTATGACTGGGGCACCCATGGAAAAACCCAGGTAGGCTCCCTGAGCGTTTCCGCCGGCGACTTCAGCGATCTCTACCGCTTCACCCTGGGCAAGACGTCGTCCCTCGGCGGTTCGGCCGTGTCGGTCGAGAACAAGTTCGGCAATATCGACATCCTGAAAATCACCAACGGCAGCTTCGCCCTCTACAAGGGCAGCGATGAGGCCCATTCCCAGCTGGTCAAGACCTTCTCTTTTGACGGCACCACGGCGAATATTTCCCATGTTTTCAGCAACCTGGACGCCGGAAGCTACTTTTACAAGATCAGCGGCAAGGGCGCCGGTCTGGCCGGAGGCGTATACACTTTCACGTCGTCCCTGACGCCGGCCGTTCCGGAGCCTGAAACCTATGCGCTGATGGGGCTGGGCCTGACCGGATTGCTGCTCGCCCGGCGCAAGCGCGCCCGATAAGCCTCCCGCCTCCCGGCGAAGTGTCGGTCGTGACGCCCCTTCCGGGGCGTTTTGCATTTTTGCGTGCATCGCTGGCATCCTGCCGGCCAACTGCTACTCTGGAGAGAAGCCCGACTCCCCCGTGGTTGTCCAATGAAGCGTCCCGTCTCCCTCGCCCTCTTCATCGCCCTGTCGCTCACCGTGGCCGCGACGCGGGCGGCCTGCCCCCAGGGAGGTCTGAAAGTGGGCTATCTGGCATTCGGGGCCGCCTACAGCGATGGCAGGGGCATTGATGTCGATCTGGTTGAAACACTGGCCAACCAGCTCGGCTGTCCGATTGCCCGCGCCCAGGCTTATCCCCGGGCACGGGTGATGAAGATGCTCGAGCAGGGCGAACTCAATCTTGTCACTTCGGCGGCCCGCTCGCCCGAGCGCGAACGGCTCGGCTATTTCCTGGTGTATGAAAAAAGCAAGAACATGACCCTGCTTGACGCCCGCTTCGGCCGCCCCGGCGCCGAAACCATCCTGAAACGGGAGGAGATCATCTGGGGGAAAGTGCGGTCATTCGTTTACGGCCCGGCGCAAATGGCGTTTCTCGACAAGATGACGCAGCTTGGCCGGGTGATCGAGGTGGCGGACAACGACGAACTTTTCCAGCTGCTCGCGCGCGGAGCGATTCAGGGCATGTTCTGTCACCCGTTCGTGTTCGATGAACGCTTCCGCCACACCCCGCTGGAACACCGCCTGATCGTCTACGATGCCTTTCCCGCCGATCCTGAGTTGCAGGGCGGGCTACTGCTGGCCAAATCGGCATTCGATACGAAGGAAACGCGCCGCTGGCAAGACAAACTCGATGAGTTGCGCGGGAACGGCACACTGGCTGGCATTTTTCGCAAGCACCTGAGTCGGACCCTCGCCGAGGCGCTGCTGCCGTGACCGCCGGCTATTCGTAAAGGCCGGTCCGAGTGTTTTCCGTCAGTGCGACATGACGGCGATAACGCATGCCGAGCTTCTCCAGGATACGCACCGACGCGGCATTGCCCGGATCGGCCAACCCGACGATACGCGTCTTGCCAAGCGCCAACCGTCCATATTCCACGCACGCCCGCGCGGCCTCGAATCCCAATCCCTGCCCCGTGAAGGCCGGCAGCAAGGCGTAGCCAACATCCGTGACATCGAGCGCATCCCGGTAAAGCAGTCCGCAAATACCGATGGCGCCGCCTCCATCCTTCAGCGACACCCGCCACAGGCCATGCCGGTGCCGCGTATAGCAGGGCATGATGCGCGTCTCGATAAAGACACGGGCATCCTCCCCGGTGCGCAAGCCTCTATCGCCTATGTTGTCCACAAATGTCTTGTCGTTCATCAGGGCAAAGATAAAGGCCGCATCCTCCGGACCGAGTTCACTCAAGGTCAGACGCGGGGTTTCCAATACGATCACATCCACTCCCTGTCGGTTTCACTGAACCGAGTCTACCCGTTTTCCCTTTCGCGGGCAGCGGAGCAGGCAAGGCGAGAGCGTGGTCATTTCACCGGGATGAAAACTGAAGGATGAGCCTGTCCGAATTTTTGTGTAAACGGGGTTTGGGTTACGCCTTTGGAATGCGTTCCTCGAACTGAATGGTAAAGCGAGTCAGCGCTGCCTTCCAATCCCGAATCGGCATGGTCCACTTCTGACTGATGTTCCTCAGCGCCAGATAGAACAGTTTCAGCAACGCCTCATCACTCGGGAACGAGCCCCGATTCTTGGTCAGCTTTCGCAGACTCATATTCACCGACTCGATGGCATTGGTGGTGTAGTAGATCACTTTCCTGATCTCCGGCGGGTAGTCGAAGAATGGCGTCAACCGAGCCCAGTTGCGCCACCAGGACTGACCGATCGGAAAATATGTCAACGACAACCGAAATCTGACCCCCCATTCCCTCACATCGACATTTCAAATCTGACCCACCCGGGTCTCATGGGGTGGTCGGTTTCTTGACCGCCCCGGCTTTACGTTTGTCTTTCAGTCGATAGCTTTCTCCGCTCATGCTGACGATGTGCGCGTGATGCAGCAACCGATCAAGCATGGCCGCGGTCAGCGTGGCATCGTCCGCAAAGGTCGTCGCCCATTGGCCGAACGGCAGGTTCGACGACAGGATCATCGAGCCTTTTTCATAGCGCTTGGCCACCACCTGGAAGAACAGATTGGCCTCTTCCCGGCCAAAGGGGAGATAGCCGATTTCATCCACGATCAACAGGCTTGGCCCCATCACGGTACGATTGAAGTACTCTTTCAGCCGTCCCTGTCGTTGGGCCGCCCCCAGTTGGAGCATCAGATCGGCCGCCGAAATGAACTTCACCTTCAACCCCGCTTGCGTTGTGCGGATACCCATCGCCGTGGCCAAATGGGTTTTGCCAATGCCACTCGGACCGATCAAGACGATGTTCTCGGCTCGCTCCAGAAACGCCAGTCCCGCCAATTCCTGTATCTGCGATTTCTGGACACCACAGGCGAAACCAAAGTCAAATTCCTCCAAGGTTTTGATGGCGGGGAACCCCGCCATCCGCAACATGACTTCACGTGTACGTTCCTGGCGCAGTCGGGTCTCGCGTTCCAGCAGTCTTTCCAGGAAATCACTGTAGGGCAGCGCATCCCGCGCGGCGTCCTGCGCCACCGCCGGATACAGGGTGGCCATGGATTCCAGCTTCAATTGGCGGCACAGATGGCCGATGCGTTCTTGTTGCAAGTTCATGCGGCCTCTCCCAGCAAGGCGGTATACACCGATAGCGGGTGCTGGAGCGACTCAA is part of the Paludibacterium paludis genome and harbors:
- the istB gene encoding IS21-like element helper ATPase IstB, which produces MNLQQERIGHLCRQLKLESMATLYPAVAQDAARDALPYSDFLERLLERETRLRQERTREVMLRMAGFPAIKTLEEFDFGFACGVQKSQIQELAGLAFLERAENIVLIGPSGIGKTHLATAMGIRTTQAGLKVKFISAADLMLQLGAAQRQGRLKEYFNRTVMGPSLLIVDEIGYLPFGREEANLFFQVVAKRYEKGSMILSSNLPFGQWATTFADDATLTAAMLDRLLHHAHIVSMSGESYRLKDKRKAGAVKKPTTP
- a CDS encoding substrate-binding periplasmic protein, with the translated sequence MKRPVSLALFIALSLTVAATRAACPQGGLKVGYLAFGAAYSDGRGIDVDLVETLANQLGCPIARAQAYPRARVMKMLEQGELNLVTSAARSPERERLGYFLVYEKSKNMTLLDARFGRPGAETILKREEIIWGKVRSFVYGPAQMAFLDKMTQLGRVIEVADNDELFQLLARGAIQGMFCHPFVFDERFRHTPLEHRLIVYDAFPADPELQGGLLLAKSAFDTKETRRWQDKLDELRGNGTLAGIFRKHLSRTLAEALLP
- a CDS encoding FxDxF family PEP-CTERM protein — its product is MRLAQLVTAAIFAVSATASQAAVYDWGTHGKTQVGSLSVSAGDFSDLYRFTLGKTSSLGGSAVSVENKFGNIDILKITNGSFALYKGSDEAHSQLVKTFSFDGTTANISHVFSNLDAGSYFYKISGKGAGLAGGVYTFTSSLTPAVPEPETYALMGLGLTGLLLARRKRAR
- a CDS encoding GNAT family N-acetyltransferase, coding for MIVLETPRLTLSELGPEDAAFIFALMNDKTFVDNIGDRGLRTGEDARVFIETRIMPCYTRHRHGLWRVSLKDGGGAIGICGLLYRDALDVTDVGYALLPAFTGQGLGFEAARACVEYGRLALGKTRIVGLADPGNAASVRILEKLGMRYRRHVALTENTRTGLYE